Within Sardina pilchardus chromosome 21, fSarPil1.1, whole genome shotgun sequence, the genomic segment AACAGCAATGTAATACTTTTGTTATGATTCCTGTTATTATTTTCATGGGTTATAATATATGTGCATTTCACCatcaggagaaaaagaaagcacaTGAAATCAAACACATTACGTCTAATGCATTTGTGTCCAATAACTGCACATTGTATCTGTGCAACATGCGCAATGAATTCTTTGGAGAGTCGGGACTTTAATAAATTAATGACTTCAGTAGTGTCCTCAGACTTGGGAATGtatttacatatttacaaatgaagAAGTAGGAAGTAGGGTCTGTAGTGGAGTGGGGTGCTGTTGAAACACAGCTTTGTGCATCACTGTGACTCGAGGCTGGACGGTGTTTCTTCATGTCCCCACATCAACATGGCTGATTAAAACTAAAGAAAGGGGTACACATGATTTATCATTTGTTATCCATGTGCCATCTTGGGTCATCCAGTCATCATATCCATAATAGAATATAGGAGCATATAACAAGAAAATAGCTTGTTCAATTCAATTAGAGCTGCAATCAATGATCTGAAATATTAAACTTTGGGGACAGTCTTAAGTTAGAAGTTGATATGTAGGGCTTGTTTTACTGTATAGATCACCACATGTAACAATATTTCATTATGAGGCTATGAATACAAAGTCATAAAAGTaaataatttcaatttcaactaAATACACTCCTCCATCATCACTGGTAGCCTTTACTTAAGTTTGCACCAAAGAAATGAATGTGCACATTCTGCTGAAAAAGAAAGGCATCctaatgttcacacacacaaatgaatgaatacatttactgtatattcatgaatGTAACCTATACATCTATTACATAAGATGTTTAGTTCATAATCTCTTTACATGGCTATTTAGGACATTGATGAAAACAATGGTAGTGGTTGATTTAAAATGCTCATACTTCATCGCAAAAGAACAACATTAACCCTGACAGATCTACCTAAAAGCCAGAAGAGCCAGTTACTCAGACATTTGACAAGACATGCTACTGCATCATATCAACCACTACCATCCCACAGCATTCCTTAATCAGAAGGGAAAGACTGACAGAGATGCGGAGAGAATGCCAATGCAAAGCAGGGAGTGATTAGAAAGTGTTCATGGAATGTTTGATGAATTCATGAATTTCAAGAATGACTCATGCAAAAGGCCTAGGCATTATGACAAAGTGCTATTAATCAAGTGAAAGGCAAAAAGTAACTTACTTTATTTCACACCTATAATGgagaaaatatataaataatatgtGACAAAATGTATCATCATTAATATTTTTTATAAACTAAAATATAACAATGACATCTACAATATATACATTTAAAGAGACCTCAGAACATTCAAAGCACATAATATACTTTTCAAATCACATTTTATTTACAAAATAGTTcctcaaagtctctctctctctctctctcacacacacacacacacacacacacacacacacagacacactcacagagagagattgcTTACGCAGACACCCACAATAATGCTTTGGATAATTGGACAGAAAGTAAAATGAGACCAAAAACCGTAGAACTGATACCTTGAGGCTGAGgttttacaaatgtatattCTTAATCTGTAAAAATAAATGTTATTCTGATTTTAGGATACAATAGTAATTTGCCCACACCCAACCCTATTGGCGTACTTTTCCAGGAATGTAGTTTCGGTCAATGCTCTCATCTTGCAGAAACATATGAAGGCAGCGTTCATTCTGGGCCAAGGGGTGACCAGCAATTCTATGAGAGTAGGTAATTTTACAGTTACATATCACACCATAAAAATCATACCAGCAAATAAATGATCTCTTCAATTTAGCCATGGCGTACCTATTAATGAACTGCTCCAGGCCAACTCTCCGCTCCTCAATGAAGGCATCTTCAAAGATGCCTTCATCTCCCCTGAAGGGCAATTGCCTTTTGAGGGCTTTGCCAGGTAAAGGGGGCACAACGATCTTAAAAAAGGACAACAATAACAACCACTCAGGTCAGATttcagtacaaaaaaaaaaaacgctgggCACACGTAGTAAGATACAATCTGACAAGCTACATTTCAATCAGGAGTCAGGACATCCAGCCTAATAACTCTCTGACATGTGTATTAAAGACAATCAATAACTTTCCACAAAATAAATTAAACATTTTCAATATCTGGCCGTTCAGCAGCATGGCACAGACTAAACGTAAACAAAATTCCATTAAAGAAGACTGAAAGCTCTTCAAAACAGATAAACAACTTCTCACCTTGCTATCTCTCTCAAGCTCATTCTTCAACCACTCAAAGTCACTGTATCGCCTCCGGACGCAAGTGTCCTTCGTTTTGAAGATGGGCAGGTttgtctgcaaaaaaaaaaatcctgctgTGACATCAAAACTTACTTTTCAGGAActgcccccccttccccctccaatGATAAACGGTGATATCGTTCCTTTCCTGAAAGGAAAAACTGACATTCTGAAGTGACACCGAGTCTTGTCACATCTGCTACTGACAGTCACTTGTTCTACACATAACAAAGTAAGATCATGGTTAACATCCTTGCATTAGCTAGGCTTCATAGCTGAGGTTAAGTTAGGCTAGTAAGCAGAGATCAATTAGGAATGAGAAAGTGTCGTCACAGCCGTGAGCTGAGCTCCTCCAAACGGAGCTCCTCCCCTGGTTGGAAGGGTGGTCCTGATACCGGGCGGCAAAGAATTGTTTAAGGTCGTGTGTTGTTAACCCGGTAGGTTCTAATTCCGCACAACTTGACAATGATTGGAAATCACTGCTGTGTGAAGAACTGCCCCCGTACctcttctttgttttcccacTTAAGAACTTAGCTAGATAAGAATGCCCTGCACCATTCGTACACTAAACGCGATCATACGGTAGAGTTTTGTTTACAAGTGGCAACCGTTGCTAAGAGGAAAAGTCATGCCTTCAGGCACTCCCGGTTATCTTAACTTTGAAACGCTTTTCTTTCTTGGAATTTGCCGTTTTTACTagataatactaccatttccatggactttagatatttaagaaatgaaacGTGTTCTACTCTGACGTCGACGTGCGCCGAATGCTGGCAGGAACCCTTCGGTCTATGCGAGTTTTCAGAGGACTGAGCTACCGAAAACAATAGCAGCAAGCTAAAATTAGCAATAAATGTTTGGCTCATATATTGTGAGTACACATAATAaaggctgatatttcaaacgagctgtctaaaactggtaaatgtgtttatttatgactATAAGAGGCCCGACTTTACACTGTAACGTTTTTAAGACAGGTGCAGGGTTGTCTTAAAGTTGCGAGGAAAATTAAGCCTTAAGATCTTTGTTTTCAAGAATACCATTTGTTCTTAAGTGTTTTCTTAGGA encodes:
- the LOC134068837 gene encoding sorting nexin-12-like isoform X2: MSEPTVADTRRLNSKPQDLTDAYGPPSNFLEIDVYDPQTVGVGRNRFTTYEVRMRTNLPIFKTKDTCVRRRYSDFEWLKNELERDSKIVVPPLPGKALKRQLPFRGDEGIFEDAFIEERRVGLEQFINRIAGHPLAQNERCLHMFLQDESIDRNYIPGKF
- the LOC134068837 gene encoding sorting nexin-12-like isoform X3; its protein translation is MSEPTVADTRRLNSKPQDLTDAYGPPSNFLEIDVYDPQTVGVGRNRFTTYEVRMRTNLPIFKTKDTCVRRRYSDFEWLKNELERDSKIVVPPLPGKALKRQLPFRGDEGIFEDAFIEERRVGLEQFINRIAGHPLAQNERCLHMFLQDESIDRNYIPGKV
- the LOC134068837 gene encoding sorting nexin-12-like isoform X1, which encodes MSEPTVADTRRLNSKPQDLTDAYGPPSNFLEIDVYDPQTVGVGRNRFTTYEVRMRTNLPIFKTKDTCVRRRYSDFEWLKNELERDSKIVVPPLPGKALKRQLPFRGDEGIFEDAFIEERRVGLEQFINRIAGHPLAQNERCLHMFLQDESIDRNYIPGKVRQ